The DNA segment AAACATGTTCTTTGCAGAGGATTTCGAAGAATGTTTTAATTAGTTCTTCTAGAAACAGTTAATTAAACAACTGTTTAATTAATTGTGAATTTAATTTCCCATAATATATTTCTGAATTTGAGAGGACACTGATGATCCTAATGTGAGCATTCTACTTTGGACCATTACTTATAGGGCAACTGGCAACAAGAGGAGGATTTATTTGCTTTGCCTTCAGGTAGACTCAAAGCTACAGAAGCCTGACAAAGTTGAACGAAGCATTTTGCAAATCATACTTAAAATATCAAGTGGTTTGTTCAATTCAAGCTTCTGTGTGGATCAGTTTAGGTGCTTCTCGATCCATGGACATGTGAGTTAGTTCAGAAAGCAGCTTACTTTGTCACACAACCCTCAATGATGTTGAGGATCTTTGATGTAAAGGGCAGGGGCCACAAACTGATTAAAGCAGAAGTCAGGAGAGAAAACACAGTATAGTACTACATGGAGGTCATATTCTGCAAGGTAGTTCGCCTGAAATGGCTTTGATAGTTGAATCTCCAATGGTCCATCTTGCCATCTTTATTACATTGACTGTGGTAGGTGACGGTAAAGAAATTTTAGGAATTTACCTCTTTGGCTTGTCATCAAGGTTGTTGCTGGCTAAGTTGCATGTCAGCCTCATGGTTCAATGCTCACCATTTAGAAGGTGATCTGTATTGAGTGCTGACCACTTCCTGTGTGTTTAGGGAATTAATTTGACTAATGTAAACAACTGATGTACAGCCCTAACACCATCAGTGTGTATCCTGAATCTCTGGTGATTTGACTTCATCTACATCTATTATCTCTCGACATGGACAACCAAAGAAGGAGCTTTGTGGTGCACTACAACTGAAGAGACCATGTGCtgtttggatatgatatattgatattacCTTTTTCATGTCCATTCATTAACTATACTTTTCTTCATTTTTATGTGGTGGTTGTTCAAGACATGTTTAATGTTTATTCCAGGAACCAAGCTGCCACTCTTAAGAGTCACATGATCCACACGTTTTGAGGAAAGATCAAGAGTACAAAATCCCATGTATAATCTGCATCTTTGAATTGAGTTTCTCTTCATGATCACATCCTTTTGGATTCACATAAATCAAGATGTCCTTCTGGATTACGAGTCTTTGAAATCACGCAATGAATATTCCAGAGGAGGATCTCAGATAATCATGCTGCTTTGTTTTCAAAACTAGATTGCACCGCGAATTATGTGGTTCCTGTGGGAGAATGTTTAAGTTTACTGCTCCTTGAGGGAAGTTTGTTGATAAGAATTCACTCATGTATCTTTTGATTTTGCAGGTAGCTGATGGATTGCTTCTCTGGATGTCACTCTGTCCGTATCCACTGAGCAGGTCTTTCTTGGAAGCTCATCATCCCCATCCTAAGAGGTAAAGTGGTCCTTCAACTCGAAAAAATTCCATGTGATAGCTCCCTCATGTCATAGTCTTCATTGATTTTGGGCCATGGCTTAATTCTCTGGTCAACTATCACTCTTGTGGATTCCTTTTGCCTTCTTTTCATCTGTCATGTTCTTGTCAACCTAAGATTTAGAGGTTTATCATCTTGATCTATTTAGGATATCATGAGTCTTCTGAAAGATTGTAGAGTGACAGTAGCATATGATCATGCATAAGGAGGTCCAATTAAGGTCGTTTCAGGTAAGACATTCATAACAGCACTTTGAAGTCTAGATTTGCTCAGGCTTGCTCAATAATGTTCCATTTGTCGACAAAAGCATATGGGGCTTCCTGCTTGACTGAAACTCTCAAAACAGACATGGCCAAACCATATTCCTGTTCTTTGATACATATAATTCTCTTGTCCCACATGTACACATCAAATTGTGGTATCTGAGCCTCAAATTTGAGTAACCTGGCATCTGGTTCCActccatctttctttctttccattCAAAAAGCTCACATGTTCTGACTAGAGAATCGGAGAAGGATCCACCAGATCCATTCTCTTCACTCTTTATTAACCAGTTCGTATGCCAGGTTGGTTCCTAATCTAACCCAGTAATGACATTATCACTGATTATCTTAGGTTAAATGCTTGTTGGGCACTGTCTCCATGCAAGCATTCAAATCTACTGATTtgtttaaaagaaaaataaatataccAACTACTGGGCCAGGGTTTTATGGTGGGTTGTCACTGTTTTTAGAATTGTTAGAATGATAGCTCTTAATTATTGGCCTTTGTTTCTTTGGACCTTCATTGTTGTTAGAAAAATCTCAGTGCACATACAAGCAGCTTGACCTGTTCTTATCATCATCAAGAAATGCCAGATACACACTGTCTCCATGCGGGATGTGCTGGTGTGGCAGCAGGAGAGAGGGTGGGCTGTCCCGACTCATCCTCTCGTCCTCTCCCCTTCCGCCACACGGCAGCCCGTGCATGGAGTCATGCACCGAATCACACTACTGGGTTGTTAGTAGAGTTCTTTCACCATTTCTCTTGGCTTCATGCTTCATTGTTACTTTCAGTAGAGAAGAAAACATGCTTGGCTTGATTCAGCACTGTTCTTTGCATTGCATGGATGATCCTTTATGACTTCTCTCAAATGGCTTTAGCTACATCCAATCATGTGCAACGTATGTCGTTAATGATTGGTCAGTCGATGATGACCTTATGTCGACAACCAATAAGAGAAACCCTATCATTGCCTCCATTGGTTTTGTCTAGCTCAAGAAAAAAAGAGACTCTCCCTGTCACCGGTTCTTCAACAGAGACTGTGATGGGGAATAAAGCATGGATAAAGTAGAAGGCATGCTTAGTTAGAAAAATACCTTCCACATGTCAGTTGCCCTTACTAGTTGATTGTAGCTTTCCAAGCAGCGGCCAAAAGCTTCTCATCCCCATCCTTCAGCCAGAGATTGGCCGTAGAAGTTGACCATCCCTTCTCCAACTATGGTGAGGAATGGCTCAGTTGACCACCTCGAAAGATCCACCGAATCTGTCAATGGAGTTTAGGTGCCAAAGACGCAGTTTCTAGTGTCGAGTGTGTGGACTAGTACTCAACTTGCACAGTTGCATTTGCCTCTGAAACATGCATTCCTTTTTGCTCTACTTTTAGAAAGGGTACCACAAAGAAACTGTTGAGGATTGATTCTTCCCGGAAGAATCACAACACAGCAGTCGAATTATCTCGAGTGAACTCGTACTCGGATCGAATCTGCCGGCCGACCGCGTTGTCGGTGCCACCAAATGGAGACATGATGCTACTTTAGACTTTGAGCACCGTTTTGTTGGCCTTACGAATTGTGCAGGTGTACCAACAGGAAGGATGGCACCACATTTGGGGTGCCCTCATACTTCTTGCAATTGATTGAACTTTGAGGGATGAAGATTTCCTTCAGAATTTTGTGAATGGATAAAGAAATGAAGTTATTTAGGATCTGAGCTTGTTTATCTTGTTGATGGATTCTGCTTGCTGGTCCATGAACAGGTGCTGCTAAGTTTGTCAAAAAGATGCAGCATGTCATCGCATGCCACGATGTGTTGGGGAACTCATGATTCCCTGGTCCAGCATCTCGGAGTTTTGTCCTCGCATGACCATGATAAGTCGACAATCACATCAGCTTTTCACATTATTATAGAATCGTTCCGATTTATATGCACTAATATTAAATTCTTAGAATATTTCTTTGTATTATGATCATCCAAGATCAGTCAGGATTTCTCTCTTTCATTTGACTCTTCTCTtccatgcttctttttctttgatggAATAATTTACAGAGCACATCAAGTTTCTAtctctttcatttttcatgcaaattTCTCGATAAGCACATATCTAGTCTTTATTCagaatttatgaaataatttctgaaatttgtttttttttttttaattatagtgACTATCATCTTTGACTATCTCcacaaatttgatttctgcttcaATCATCCAATCCTAGGACGAGAATTCCGAGTTGGGCTAAAATTATAATTAGACTTAAAAATGTATTCGTGTCGCCCTGTAAAGACATTGATATGATCTACGAGTATGTGTATTTTACTTTTATTGAAACCCTAAGTCAGACCACTTAAGTAGACTTTTTGAGTCAAGCTTGAGACAGGGCTGCATGGAAGATTATGATCAAGCAAGTCCAAATGAATTCTTGACCTTTCATTTGGCATTTAACCTTAAAAAAACATAAGAGTAATGCTGAAGAGATTGCATCCTTTTAGGTTTTCGTCAATCACTTTACTCCTCCATTAGATTGCTGTTGTTTAGGTCTAAAGAGATTGTTCCAACCGTGAGCCATCCTTCGTGAGCGATAAGCCGATcccaaattttattttaattcataCTCACTGTTTTTGTGGATAAGGAAATGATGAATTCCTCATCAATCCGATGTGATAAAATTGATCCGATCTAATCCGTTTTGAGTGTTAAAATGTtaccagcaaaaaaaaaaaaaaaggaagagaaattctaatattcaaattcaatttaatTAGTTCAGAATGAAAATGTACGAGAATAGTACAAAGATTTTTCCTTACTTTATTCATGTGtgtgactttattgattgaacatCGAATAGTGGCTTACTTCTAAATGTATCAGTAGAATCACGCCACTCGTATTATTTATTAGTTCCCTGCATTGCAGCAGTTCGATCGGTCAAATCATACACATGATTCATTTCATAGTCTTCAACTCGATCTCCAACCATACTCCAATGGCTTGTAGTCATATGATCCATAATATATATGTCTAAAGACCTCGTAGAACTGAAGTATGCAGCAGATTTCTTGGATCGATGGCATCGTCTCGATTTATACGACATTACCAGATGATGCGATTCATGACGATCCAAAATGAAACTCGAAGAACACGTACTAAAAGCAATGTTAAGCCTCCTTTCTCAAAGCTTCAGATTGAGATCGATACCATCCGCTGCTTCTCCTCTCCTCTCGGATGTTGCTGTCTCAGATCTACTTGGACCGATGGGTATGAAACTGTAGTAGGGTCGTTCATCCTGCAGCAAACAAGCAAGTTCGatcaaggaggaagaagagagtgaTGACCGTAAGAAGGGTGTGAAACAAAGTGCACCACTTTCTTGCCTGACCAACATCACCAAGATCGGGTTTATAGAATGATGGGTTGGGGGAAGAGCACTTGGGACACAAGGTGAGAAAGCTGCCATTTTCTTTGTTGCCTCTGTCGGGATGAAGACCGGAACTCGAAGCGTCTCTTCTGAAACCAGCAATTCCATTTGCAGGTGAAGGGAGTTTAGAGGGGTAAGCTGTTTGACTGGAGATGTCGTCGGGGTAAAACGGACATGGCCGCTTCCTGCCAAGGATCTACACTGAGTAGATGAAATGGCCATTTGATGATGGTAGTAGTAACTGTTGCAGAAGAGAAAGCAGCGGTGATGCGTACCCTCGCTCGCTCtttctctcgctctcgctctcgctctcgccaGCAAGATAGCAAGTCGTAGCTATGCGAAGTGGTTTGGTTTGAAGGGGGCTCCACGGACGACGCTGGTGATGCCATGTTCGCCTGCAGATCAAGCAACACGGACTCGTGAGCACTGCCGTGGACCGAAGCAACCCATGACATCGCAGCGAAAGATGGATGCTCCTAACCAGTGTCATTGGCGTCCTGGATCGACAACTGGTGTTCGAGAGATCGCTCCCCGGAGGGACATGAAACCCAAAACTCTTAGCAAAAGCCTCACCGTCGCAAGCGTTCGGATCGCCGGCGTTCCACAGCACTGGCATGGAGGTGTCCTGCGCGACCGGCCGGGGGGGTGGCATTGATATGACAGGGTAGGAATTGACAGGCACGACCAGGGCGACTCGAGGTCGCATCACGCCTTCGTCCGTGGCGAGCGGGAAGtaaggctgctgctgctgctgcggcggcggtggcgggggCGGGAAACCGAAGCCCTGCGTGGATGGATCGGAGGAGGAAGACGCGCCCTTCTTCTGCTGTTCTTCTAGCCGGAGTTTCTCCAATTGGGCGACTCCAAGCCCGCGCTGGGGGATCTTCTTCTGCTTGTTCTTCTTCCCCATTCTGAGTCCACCGTCACCGGGGACGCTGCCTTTGGTCTGTTCATTCGGTGTCATGCTTCCTCCGTTTCACCCAGCAACAGAACTTCCATCCAACACTCTTACCAAGAACCTAAATACCATCAGCCTCGCTCCGGGCCGAGAAGGAAGCGATCGTGATCCATTGAAGGAGGAGGACAGGTATCTGAGGAGCTGAAGATCTCGCAAAAATCGGCTAGGATTGCATTGTCTGAGGGGTGCGATGGCATCCAAAGAGCTGTTTGATCGAATCTTTTCGCAGCAGTTGTTATCGCCCAAATCCTCGCTCCACTCCTCTCCCGATACTCTCGACCAGCCTTTGCGGAAGGAGATCTCTCTCGCTGCTCTCTTCCTTCACGAATCTATCTCCAAATCTTCTCCATATACTTGCTTGGAATGCGAACCGATCTCATCGCATCAAGGCATGTTGGATCCATACATGAAATGGTGTGTGCCATTGCACCCATTCACCGAGATCGGACGGAATCTATGGTCCCTCGTCTTGATGGCTGACGGTCTCTCATTAAAGAAGAACTCGGAACACAAATTACTCCTTCAACAATTTGGCTTAAGTCCAAAACGCTTTTCTAGAAAGAAATAAAATGTCTTTTTATATCTTGGTGTTTCTACATATATCTAGAAAGAAATAaaatgcttctctctctctctctctctctctctctctctctctctctctctctatttgggTGAATACTTAAGCATTGTATTCCCTTCAGAATGCATGTCACTCTTGTACTTCATTTAGAAGGAAAGCAACAAGTGGATCGCATTGATGAGAGGATGATGAGATTTATAAGCCAAAGGCAAGAAGAAAGCCACCATCAAAGTCTCTTAGATACTTGCATGACATGTAAAGTGGATGCAAACATGTATGTAATCATGTGCGAGTGAGGCTTTCAATTATCATGATGTCTCATTGCAATGGCGTCATGGAATGCACCTTTTGGTGTGACCACCAGCATGACATGAAGGACGTGACTTGGCATGGGATCCTCCTCCCCATGCATGCTACCATCTTGCAAGATGCCATCTCAtgtcatcatacatcatatgggtTAGATGTAAAATATAGTTGTTAGATAGAGTGATGACACATTAGATTTTGGGATGCATCAACAACTTCCCATATCTCACCTTCACATCTTTGCTTGACTCCTAACAAAGTTCTTTGTTCATTAACACATTAAGTGAAGTATTAATCCCTTTTTCCCTTTTCTTAGACATCCAAAAATCAATCtcatcaaaaataataaaaataatatattgtgataccaATTACATCTTTTAAGATAATTGTATTTTACCTCCAGTAAACAAAATTTGGTCTGAGCAACAAGTCAATGAAAGTATAAAAGAAAGAAATACTAAAAGAACAATGAACTATAAAAAAACATCTACAAACATTAGGAACTCAAAACATTTTTCATGTCTAAAAACTCCAATATTTGAGTCATTCACAACTTGGTAGCATTCTAGATGGCAAAGATATGGAAGGGAAAAAAAACCTAGAATAAGGCTCaacaaggaaggaaggaagaaggtTAGGTTAATGTGGGGGCATGAAAGAGACACATACATGCATTGCCTTTCTCTAAATTCCACTCACATTTCCAGTATTTCACCTACCCAAATTGTCCTTTGTTAATAATAACCAAAGTGGTGGCATTTTATTGCACAATGTATCCTCTTTTGTATTTCTTATGCCATTGGAGCTGACCTAACACTCACTTAAATGGGTGAAAATGATGCCTTCTCTGCAAAAGGAACCTAAACCTTGCCTTGCATCAATGGATGCTAGCTGTGTATCTTCACCCTTGTTGACAAAATGTTGCATGGAGGATGCCAATTACCATAGTTATTTCCTTTAATGTCTTCTCATATGACCATTAACTTGACATGatacatcattattattatcacaCCAAAGATCTTAAAAGGAGCTATGCTTGTGTTCAAAACCATCTCCCTAATCGGATTGCTCATGTGGCCTTGACACACAAATGCTGCAATCACCAATGAAGTCTTGTGCTAATCTGGAAGGTTACACTGTGGCAGGCACCCAAGCTTTTGTTTTGGCAGTCATGCAGCTTGACCTCTGAACAGGCATGCCAAACTAGGGGATCTCATGTGGCCATGGAGCTTGCAGAAATGGCCTTCGGTGCAGCTACCTGCCCGGATTGGCAGCTCACTCCACATGCCCGCTCATGGATGTCTCAGGCAGTGAAGGTTATGATGACTGACAAGGACCGGGACCAAACCCTAGCCAGCAGGAAGAAGCCCCCACCTTACCAAAGATGAGAGAGACCAGTCTTGCGTGCTCACCGGAAGTGGGAGTTCATGGGAGCACAGTAGGAGGTGTCGAGGCAAAAGAAGATCGGAAACAAGTCATAAATGGGAAGCTGGACCACTGCACTTAACCATGTCGATCCATCTGAGCTACCGGAGAAGAAGAACCAGTTGGGTTCCCAAGCGTGAATGTTCACATACCAATGAGGGATATATGACATACAGCAGGAGGAGTTTTGCAGATCGAATCGATCACGCTCTTCTTCCGATGGCATCCATGTCTGCTTGACTTGGACATGAACCTGTTTTCTCTGTGCACTGACCGACTGCACAACCGCACTTGTGATATTACTACTCTATTTGGCCCAATGGGCTTCCGGCCCGTCTACCATGAATCCCCTAACTATGACCCACTCCAACCGCGACTTCGAGCACACGGCAAGCACCGTCGCCTCTTTGCGCTCGAGGCATCGGCGACGGCGGTGGGCCGGCTCGATAGCCTCCGTCTTTATCGGTCGCCGCAGCTTCTTTCCCCCTGTCGAGTCCTGAAGTATTCCTTAAAGATACATCTCGGTGAGGAAGTCCGCCGcaccatccaaatcatcaaatcagGACGCGAATCTTGCCACGTTATCCCACGTATGAGAGAATGCCGGTCCCGTGGGGACCACTTAGCTTCTGACCAATGGGACTGGTCTAATCGGTGTGTGGTTCGGCTCTGCGGGTGGTTCCTGCGTCGCCCACGACACGGTATCAGTGGCACCATTTCTCGGATCGAAACGCCGCCATCTCATCTCCAcataaagcagcagcagcagcttctctctttgtctctctctctctcgcgctgCTGCTTCTCCTACGACTAAAACGTAATCCTCCATCCCCGACAGATCTACCCTTGCCCTATTTCCATTTAGATTTAGGGCTTCGAAAAGCTCACAATTACCCCACCGGCACGATAGAATTAGCGGAAACCCTCACGAGATTTCCGTCTTCCTGAGGAGATTTTGACTGGCGGCCGGTGCTTCCCGCTGCCCCCTTCGCTTGCCATGGCATCGGCGCCTCCGCCGGGAGGCGGCAAGGTCTACACCCGTAAATCCCTCAACAAGGCCGCCAAGACCGCCTTCCACCCCCGCCCCCCTCCGCCGCCCCACGATGACCTCGACTCACCCCGCTGCCAACCCCCGCCTCACCCCGTCGCCTCCGACGACGCTTCCTCCGGCCCCAACCGACCCTCCGCTCGCCCGCCGCTCGCCAACGGCCGCGGCTCCCTTGGCCGGAGCGTCGCCTCTCGGTCGCGGAAAGAGGCGCGGGAGCTGCGGCGGAAGCTCGCCGCCGAGCTCGACCTGGTCCGTGCCCTCTCCAAGCGGCTTGAggcccatgagcttcagctagcctCGGCCGCCGGGTACACCCGCTCCCAGCTCTCTGTTACGGACCCCAACACCCCCGGATCTGGGGGGAGGGCGCCCGAGGTGGCGGCGACCGCCGGACCCCTCCGCCGCCAGCTCAGTGTATCCGTCGCTGCCTCCGAGAATAACCCGGGTGAGGGCGCGGAGAAGGAGAAGCGGACGCCCAAGGCGAACCAGTATTACCGGAATTCTGACTTCGTACTTGGGAAGGAGAAATCTGCCCCGAACGACCAGCATAGCCACAAGAAATCGAAAGCCATTGGTGGAAAGAAGCCATCTTCGGAATTGCCGAATGCTGGCAGTGAAGGGCTGGTGGATAAGAAACTCTATGCGCAGGCATTCAAGAGTTGCAGCACGCTTCTCTCGAGGTTGATGAAGCACAAGCATGGATGGGTGTTCAATGTGCCGGTTGACGTGAAGGCCCTAGGTTTGCATGACTATTATAGCATCATCAAGTGCCCGATGGACCTTGGCACCGTGAAGTCTCGGCTTGCAGATGACTGCTACAATTCACCTCATGAGTTTGCGGAGGACGTGAGACTGACGTTCTGGAATGCAATGACTTACAACCTCAAGGGGCAGGACGTGCATGCCATGGCCGATCAGTTACTCCAAATATTCGAGGAGCGgtggcttgccatagaagctgagTTTGCACACCTTCCTCGTCCACCAATAACCAAGAAGCCTCCGCCACTCGACTTGAGGATGTTGGAGAGGTCTGATTCCACTGTACATCCTGTGGCAGCCGAACCAATAACGAAGCAAGTGAATCATTCCACACACATTGGAAGAGTTCCAGCTCCCAAGAAGCCGAAGGCTAAGGATCCGAACAAGAGGGATATGACATTTGAGGAGAAGCAGAAACTGAGCAACAGCCTGCAGAACCTGCCCCCGGAAAAGCTGGAGAGCATTGTGCAGATTATTAAGAAGCGGAATTCGTCTCTGAGCcagcatgatgatgaaattgaagTGGACATAGACAGTGTGGACGTGGAGACTCTCTGGGAACTTGACAGATTCATCACAAATTACAAAAAGGCTTTGAGCAAGAACAAAAGGAAAGCCGAACTTGCCACTTCGGTAAGGCAAGCAGTTGGGCATAATGCACCAGAAGTGGTGCATACAATGGTATGGACTAGTATGTTAATTTGCTTCCTTCTTTGCCAACAAAAATAAGACAGGTAGATATTATGGGTAAACATATTTATGTTGTTTTCTTGATGCTTTTGCAGACTCAGGAACCTGTTGATGCCGATGAACCTGAGAAAAGTAAGACAGACGACTCTTGCATATATTGGCTCCTCATTGGCACATTGTTTTCTCATTTTATTATTATGGCTTAATTGGAAAACAGTGGTGGATGAGAAATATGTGGCTTCTTCCTCACCAGTTGGAGGAGAAAAGGAAGGGGAAAATGCAATAAGAACTAGCAGCTCCAGCAGCGATTCTGGTTCCTCATCCAGTGGTAATGAGTAGCTCTCTTGATCACTAATAGTTTTTTGTGTCTCTTAGAAGGTTCTGAACTGGAATATGAATCATTTTCTTACCATCAAATGCAAACAAAATTAACCACTTATTAAGAGGCTTTCTGCAGATTCTGACAGTGAAAGTTCCTCTGCCTATGGCTCGGATGCACCACTCTCACACTCACCTAGGACGTGAATGAATCAAGGTGATAATAATCATTGCCATGTCTGATGAGCAATGCTGTTGTGTTTGACATGTTCAAGTTGGTTATGACTAAGCTTCTACGTTGCACATAACATAACTAGTGGATATTTTTTACAACTGTTATTTGCTGTAGTTTGATTGCTTCAACATAAACAACTTCTTTGCCTGAGGTGGGAAGGTTATGCACATTGGTTTTTTTTAACCCCATATCGGTAGGACTCTCATTCATCGAGTCACCCTTTTTAATATGACAAAACGTTTTAGTGGCATTTAGTACTGCTCTGCATTGAATATCATCAGGTTCTGTTGCCATCGTTTGCCCAAGAGCCATCAAACTTCCTGGTCCAACATTCAGCTGACATAGTTTATTGACATAGTTTATGTCACTTTGCCATTTATGAAGTGTTGGAAGGTACTAAAAATTGTCACCTAAAAGAAAGTACGAGACTGCATTTTTTTGACCCCTCTGTTTTTCAAGAGTGAACAACAATTCACCACTCTAAAGTTAGCTATATTGCTTTAGCAAGAATCAAATGCATAACCATTTGTCATCTTTGATCACAGGGGATGCAACTAACTATGTCTCAGCAGCATAATTTGGCATTCTAGACGTAGGAACGTGAGTGATTCTCAGTGCGGATAGGCCAGACATTTTTTTCATAGAACCTTTGACATGTCTAAATAAGATAAATTGAATTATAGTTCAACACATTTTTGTATATCTGTCAGGACATCCTATTATAGTTATCACTTTGATGGATTTATATCTGGAAACAGGATAGGGGATAAGAGCAatgaaatttataattattagaaTTCCATTTGTTTATGTCGCTTTTGATCACTTAAGATATTGAAGGAATAGAAATATTTGGTTTGCAACTGTAGTCATGCATCTTAAAACTTAAGA comes from the Musa acuminata AAA Group cultivar baxijiao chromosome BXJ1-10, Cavendish_Baxijiao_AAA, whole genome shotgun sequence genome and includes:
- the LOC103969956 gene encoding uncharacterized protein LOC103969956 isoform X1, with product MTPNEQTKGSVPGDGGLRMGKKNKQKKIPQRGLGVAQLEKLRLEEQQKKGASSSSDPSTQGFGFPPPPPPPQQQQQPYFPLATDEGVMRPRVALVVPVNSYPVISMPPPRPVAQDTSMPVLWNAGDPNACDGEAFAKSFGFHVPPGSDLSNTSCRSRTPMTLVRSIHLSLRCHGLLRSTAVLTSPCCLICRRTWHHQRRPWSPLQTKPLRIATTCYLAGESESESERKSERGSLAGSGHVRFTPTTSPVKQLTPLNSLHLQMELLVSEETLRVPVFIPTEATKKMAAFSPCVPSALPPTHHSINPILVMLVRQESGALCFTPFLRSSLSSSSLIELACLLQDERPYYSFIPIGPSRSETATSERRGEAADGIDLNLKL
- the LOC103969956 gene encoding uncharacterized protein LOC103969956 isoform X3: MTPNEQTKGSVPGDGGLRMGKKNKQKKIPQRGLGVAQLEKLRLEEQQKKGASSSSDPSTQGFGFPPPPPPPQQQQQPYFPLATDEGVMRPRVALVVPVNSYPVISMPPPRPVAQDTSMPVLWNAGDPNACDGEAFAKSFGFHVPPGSDLSNTSCRSRTPMTLANMASPASSVEPPSNQTTSHSYDLLSCWREREREREKERARILGRKRPCPFYPDDISSQTAYPSKLPSPANGIAGFRRDASSSGLHPDRGNKENGSFLTLCPKCSSPNPSFYKPDLGDVGQARKWCTLFHTLLTVITLFFLLDRTCLFAAG
- the LOC103969956 gene encoding uncharacterized protein LOC103969956 isoform X4 encodes the protein MTPNEQTKGSVPGDGGLRMGKKNKQKKIPQRGLGVAQLEKLRLEEQQKKGASSSSDPSTQGFGFPPPPPPPQQQQQPYFPLATDEGVMRPRVALVVPVNSYPVISMPPPRPVAQDTSMPVLWNAGDPNACDGEAFAKSFGFHVPPGSDLSNTSCRSRTPMTLANMASPASSVEPPSNQTTSHSYDLLSCWREREREREKERAREAAMSVLPRRHLQSNSLPL
- the LOC103969956 gene encoding uncharacterized protein LOC103969956 isoform X2, with translation MTPNEQTKGSVPGDGGLRMGKKNKQKKIPQRGLGVAQLEKLRLEEQQKKGASSSSDPSTQGFGFPPPPPPPQQQQQPYFPLATDEGVMRPRVALVVPVNSYPVISMPPPRPVAQDTSMPVLWNAGDPNACDGEAFAKSFGFHVPPGSDLSNTSCRSRTPMTLVRSIHLSLRCHGLLRSTAVLTSPCCLICRRTWHHQRRPWSPLQTKPLRIATTCYLAGESESESERKSERGKRPCPFYPDDISSQTAYPSKLPSPANGIAGFRRDASSSGLHPDRGNKENGSFLTLCPKCSSPNPSFYKPDLGDVGQARKWCTLFHTLLTVITLFFLLDRTCLFAAG
- the LOC103969420 gene encoding transcription factor GTE4 — protein: MASAPPPGGGKVYTRKSLNKAAKTAFHPRPPPPPHDDLDSPRCQPPPHPVASDDASSGPNRPSARPPLANGRGSLGRSVASRSRKEARELRRKLAAELDLVRALSKRLEAHELQLASAAGYTRSQLSVTDPNTPGSGGRAPEVAATAGPLRRQLSVSVAASENNPGEGAEKEKRTPKANQYYRNSDFVLGKEKSAPNDQHSHKKSKAIGGKKPSSELPNAGSEGLVDKKLYAQAFKSCSTLLSRLMKHKHGWVFNVPVDVKALGLHDYYSIIKCPMDLGTVKSRLADDCYNSPHEFAEDVRLTFWNAMTYNLKGQDVHAMADQLLQIFEERWLAIEAEFAHLPRPPITKKPPPLDLRMLERSDSTVHPVAAEPITKQVNHSTHIGRVPAPKKPKAKDPNKRDMTFEEKQKLSNSLQNLPPEKLESIVQIIKKRNSSLSQHDDEIEVDIDSVDVETLWELDRFITNYKKALSKNKRKAELATSVRQAVGHNAPEVVHTMTQEPVDADEPEKMVDEKYVASSSPVGGEKEGENAIRTSSSSSDSGSSSSDSDSESSSAYGSDAPLSHSPRT